One stretch of Leadbetterella byssophila DSM 17132 DNA includes these proteins:
- a CDS encoding M16 family metallopeptidase: MINFEHFTLSNGLQVFVHQDSKSLTSAFNLCYHVGSRDEHPEKTGFAHLFEHLMFGGSKNVPSFDEPVQRAGGSNNAFTSLDITNYYITLPNQNLETAFWLESDRMHSLSFDPKVLVTQKSVVIEEFKQRYLNQPYGDVWLHLRPMLYQQHPYSWPTIGKETSHIENASMEDVKDFFFRFYRPNNAVLVVAGETSKARDWAEKWFGPIPAGPKIPRNYPMEIPQTQARYKTVHANVPVKTLYKAFKTPAKYSSEAYALDIFADAFGRGQTSALYQKLVKDQGIFTSAGASHTAYHDGGLFVIHGTLANEVSFEDADHAINALLQSEIARADYSKKLQKVKTQALSLDKFGETEILNRAMKLAFAATFGNPNLCNTALDLLLQVDEDFMKHQAKTYLHANNSCTLFYSPRE, encoded by the coding sequence ATGATCAATTTTGAACATTTCACACTAAGCAATGGCTTACAAGTATTTGTGCATCAAGACTCTAAGAGTCTTACTTCTGCCTTCAATCTATGTTACCATGTAGGTTCCAGAGATGAACATCCAGAAAAAACGGGCTTTGCCCACCTATTTGAGCATCTGATGTTTGGAGGCTCAAAAAATGTCCCGTCCTTTGATGAACCGGTTCAAAGAGCCGGAGGAAGCAATAATGCCTTTACTTCACTTGATATAACCAACTATTACATTACCCTTCCAAATCAGAATTTGGAAACCGCTTTCTGGTTAGAGTCTGATCGGATGCATAGCCTTTCTTTTGATCCTAAGGTATTAGTTACCCAAAAAAGTGTGGTGATTGAAGAATTCAAACAAAGGTATTTGAACCAGCCGTATGGAGATGTTTGGCTACATCTTAGACCCATGCTTTATCAACAGCATCCTTATTCTTGGCCAACTATAGGCAAGGAAACTTCACACATAGAAAATGCCAGCATGGAGGATGTGAAGGATTTCTTTTTTAGATTTTACAGACCAAACAATGCGGTCCTTGTGGTGGCTGGTGAAACTTCCAAGGCAAGAGATTGGGCAGAAAAATGGTTTGGACCAATACCTGCCGGTCCTAAGATTCCAAGAAATTACCCTATGGAGATACCCCAAACGCAAGCAAGGTATAAAACGGTGCATGCTAATGTCCCCGTAAAAACCCTTTACAAGGCCTTTAAAACTCCTGCAAAATACTCTTCAGAAGCCTATGCTTTAGATATTTTCGCTGATGCCTTTGGTAGGGGACAAACCTCCGCTTTATATCAAAAGCTTGTAAAGGATCAAGGCATTTTCACAAGTGCAGGTGCTTCCCATACCGCCTACCACGATGGAGGCTTATTTGTTATTCATGGCACACTAGCAAATGAGGTCTCGTTTGAGGATGCAGACCATGCTATTAATGCTTTACTTCAAAGTGAAATCGCAAGAGCTGATTACTCCAAAAAACTTCAAAAAGTAAAAACCCAGGCCCTGTCATTAGACAAGTTCGGAGAAACTGAGATCCTGAATCGGGCCATGAAATTAGCTTTTGCTGCAACGTTCGGAAATCCCAACCTTTGTAATACAGCCCTTGATCTACTCCTACAAGTAGATGAAGATTTCATGAAACATCAAGCAAAAACCTATTTACATGCCAATAATAGCTGTACCCTTTTCTATAGTCCTAGGGAGTAG
- the ispF gene encoding 2-C-methyl-D-erythritol 2,4-cyclodiphosphate synthase translates to MQIRIGHGYDVHQLSAGYALTIGGVQIPHEVGSMGHSDADVLLHALCDALLGALSLGDIGQHFKNTDPRWKGMDSKHFLREVYKMISEKGYRVGNVDSSLILEAPKIGKYIPQMKTEIATCLGISPEDVSIKATTSETMGFVGRKEGLEAHAVCLLYKKED, encoded by the coding sequence ATGCAAATTAGAATAGGGCATGGCTACGATGTGCACCAACTGAGTGCAGGGTATGCTTTGACCATTGGTGGGGTTCAGATTCCTCATGAAGTAGGTTCCATGGGGCATTCAGATGCAGACGTTTTACTGCATGCTTTATGTGATGCTCTTTTGGGCGCTTTGTCATTAGGCGATATTGGACAACATTTTAAGAATACGGATCCTCGTTGGAAGGGCATGGATAGCAAGCATTTCCTTAGGGAAGTGTATAAGATGATTAGTGAGAAAGGATATAGGGTGGGAAATGTAGATTCCTCATTGATCCTGGAAGCACCAAAGATCGGAAAATATATCCCCCAAATGAAAACAGAGATTGCGACTTGTTTAGGGATTTCTCCTGAAGATGTGTCTATCAAAGCCACTACCTCTGAAACCATGGGTTTTGTAGGAAGAAAAGAGGGGCTGGAAGCGCATGCCGTTTGTTTATTGTATAAAAAAGAAGACTAA
- the dapA gene encoding 4-hydroxy-tetrahydrodipicolinate synthase, translating to MKELYGLGTALTTPFTEDNQVDYPALKKHLDYINEEGVDYYVVNGTTGESATLSKAESAEILSFVKKYNAGKRAIVFGIGGNNTQAVLDTISQTDFEGVTAILSVCPYYNKPSQRGIYLHFKAIADASPVPVILYNVPGRTVISMSVETIAELAKHPNIIGLKDASSSIEVAIDLSRTLPDDFLLLSGDDNLFTAQASLGYKGVISVIGNGFPKEFYELVHSAMEGDFDNAKRLQGKFLDFDTLLYIESNPVGIKCVLDIKGIYDGRVRLPLAKASDELYQKMETSMRKEGFL from the coding sequence ATGAAAGAATTGTACGGATTGGGTACGGCCTTAACCACTCCATTTACCGAAGATAATCAGGTAGATTATCCCGCATTAAAAAAACATCTTGATTACATCAATGAGGAAGGAGTTGACTACTATGTAGTGAACGGAACCACCGGCGAATCTGCTACTTTAAGTAAGGCAGAAAGCGCTGAGATTTTATCTTTTGTCAAGAAGTACAATGCGGGTAAACGGGCCATCGTGTTTGGGATAGGTGGAAATAATACTCAAGCCGTTTTAGATACTATTTCGCAGACAGATTTTGAAGGGGTTACGGCTATACTTTCCGTTTGTCCGTATTACAATAAGCCTTCTCAAAGAGGTATTTATCTCCATTTCAAAGCCATCGCAGATGCTAGTCCGGTTCCTGTTATTCTTTACAATGTACCCGGTAGGACGGTTATCTCCATGAGCGTAGAGACTATTGCTGAATTAGCTAAACATCCGAATATCATAGGTCTTAAAGATGCTTCAAGTAGCATAGAGGTAGCTATTGACCTTTCCAGAACCTTGCCTGATGATTTCTTATTGCTTTCAGGTGATGATAACCTGTTCACTGCTCAAGCCAGTTTGGGCTACAAAGGAGTGATCTCCGTAATCGGTAATGGATTCCCTAAAGAATTCTATGAACTGGTTCACTCAGCCATGGAAGGTGATTTTGATAATGCGAAGCGTCTTCAGGGCAAGTTCCTGGACTTTGATACCTTGCTGTATATCGAATCAAATCCTGTAGGTATCAAGTGTGTGCTAGATATTAAAGGCATCTATGACGGTAGAGTCAGATTGCCTTTGGCGAAAGCCTCTGATGAACTTTACCAGAAGATGGAAACATCTATGCGTAAAGAAGGCTTTTTATGA
- a CDS encoding phosphatase PAP2 family protein, with translation MKRIFAITFLTCASLSGLAQGWDLKKLEDINLGRNTDMDKPLNFLSNSTDYLAVGFPVGMLAVGFAKDDASLKQEGFQMATTTVMTYGLGYVLKKVIDKERPYVTHPHIQNYKEFSGGSFPSGSTALAFATGTSLSLSYPKWYVILPSTLYACTVGYSRLHLGAHYPSDVFAGAALGIGTAFASRKLNQWVRNEGKKKKLKQQMHE, from the coding sequence ATGAAAAGGATCTTTGCTATAACATTCCTGACCTGTGCTAGTCTTTCCGGACTTGCACAAGGTTGGGATTTGAAGAAATTAGAGGATATCAATCTGGGTAGAAACACGGACATGGATAAGCCTTTGAATTTCTTGAGTAACTCCACTGACTACCTAGCTGTAGGATTTCCTGTAGGAATGTTAGCTGTAGGTTTTGCAAAAGACGATGCATCCTTGAAGCAGGAAGGGTTTCAAATGGCCACGACTACCGTAATGACTTATGGTTTAGGTTATGTACTGAAGAAGGTCATAGATAAAGAAAGGCCCTATGTCACTCATCCTCATATCCAAAACTACAAGGAGTTTTCCGGAGGTTCTTTTCCCAGTGGTAGCACTGCCTTGGCCTTTGCAACGGGTACAAGCCTATCTTTGTCGTATCCTAAATGGTATGTGATTCTCCCTTCTACTTTGTATGCTTGTACAGTAGGTTATTCCCGCCTGCATTTAGGAGCACATTATCCTAGTGATGTATTTGCGGGAGCGGCATTAGGAATCGGAACGGCATTCGCTTCCAGGAAGCTCAATCAATGGGTTAGGAACGAAGGGAAAAAGAAGAAACTTAAGCAACAAATGCATGAATAA
- the amaB gene encoding L-piperidine-6-carboxylate dehydrogenase: MKEFIRDLGLENINYGYSTGLKNRAGAGEELISYSPADQTPIASTTLCTTTDFEEAIQAAKSAYVQWRNVPAPKRGEIVRQMGEAFRKNKQALGQLVSYEMGKSLQEGLGEVQEIIDICDFAVGLSRQLYGLTMHSERPEHRMYEQYHPLGIVGIISAFNFPVAVWSWNAMIAWVCGNVCIWKPSEKTPLSAIACQNIISSVIESNQLPEGLSTLLIGGPEIGQALSSHEDVALVSATGSTRMGKAVAKTVASRLGKYLLELGGNNSIIVTENADLNLTVPAVVFGAVGTAGQRCTTTRRLIVHQSVKEELTQRLVKAYGQLKIGDPLDPAHHVGPLIDQDAVLNYTNAIEAAVAQGGEILFGGEVLEGNYVLPTIIDMPAQTEIVKHETFAPILYILTYEDWNDAIFLQNDVPQGLSSAVFTQNIREAERFLSANGSDCGIANVNIGTSGAEIGGAFGGEKETGGGRESGSDAWKAYMRRQTNTINYGTTLPLAQGIKFDL; this comes from the coding sequence ATGAAAGAATTCATACGGGATTTAGGCCTGGAGAACATTAACTACGGATATTCAACCGGATTAAAAAACAGAGCAGGAGCAGGGGAAGAGTTAATCTCCTATAGTCCTGCAGATCAAACACCCATTGCCTCAACTACCCTATGTACCACAACAGACTTTGAGGAAGCGATACAAGCAGCCAAAAGTGCCTATGTACAATGGAGAAATGTTCCCGCCCCAAAACGCGGAGAGATAGTCCGACAAATGGGCGAAGCCTTTAGAAAGAACAAACAAGCTTTGGGCCAACTGGTATCCTATGAAATGGGAAAAAGCCTGCAAGAAGGCTTAGGAGAAGTACAAGAGATCATCGATATATGTGATTTTGCCGTTGGACTTTCCCGTCAATTATACGGCCTAACCATGCATTCTGAGCGTCCTGAACATAGAATGTATGAACAATATCATCCATTAGGAATTGTTGGTATCATATCAGCATTCAATTTTCCCGTAGCTGTATGGTCTTGGAACGCCATGATAGCATGGGTCTGCGGGAACGTTTGTATCTGGAAACCATCAGAAAAAACACCATTATCAGCTATAGCCTGTCAAAATATTATCTCATCTGTAATAGAGAGTAACCAACTTCCAGAAGGGCTCTCCACCTTATTGATCGGTGGGCCTGAAATTGGCCAAGCCCTGTCTTCTCACGAAGATGTAGCCCTGGTTTCCGCAACGGGAAGCACAAGAATGGGTAAGGCAGTGGCAAAAACGGTAGCCTCCCGTCTTGGAAAATATCTCTTAGAACTAGGGGGTAACAATTCCATCATAGTTACAGAAAATGCAGATTTGAATCTAACGGTACCTGCAGTAGTCTTTGGGGCAGTAGGAACCGCCGGCCAGAGATGTACTACAACACGTAGATTGATTGTGCACCAATCTGTAAAAGAAGAATTAACGCAAAGACTAGTGAAGGCCTATGGCCAATTAAAAATCGGTGATCCACTGGATCCCGCCCACCACGTAGGTCCACTAATTGATCAGGATGCCGTATTGAACTATACTAACGCCATTGAAGCTGCCGTAGCACAAGGAGGGGAAATACTATTCGGAGGAGAAGTTCTGGAAGGGAACTACGTACTTCCTACTATCATTGATATGCCGGCTCAGACCGAAATAGTAAAGCACGAAACCTTCGCACCTATCCTATATATCTTAACTTACGAAGATTGGAACGACGCCATTTTCCTACAAAATGATGTTCCGCAAGGCTTGTCTTCCGCGGTGTTTACACAAAATATCCGAGAAGCTGAACGGTTTTTGTCGGCTAATGGCTCCGATTGTGGCATCGCCAACGTAAATATAGGTACATCGGGGGCTGAAATTGGAGGAGCATTTGGAGGAGAAAAAGAGACCGGTGGTGGTAGAGAAAGTGGATCAGACGCTTGGAAAGCGTACATGAGAAGACAGACCAATACCATCAATTATGGCACTACTCTTCCTTTGGCACAAGGAATAAAATTTGACTTGTAA
- a CDS encoding zinc dependent phospholipase C family protein — protein MKLLCFYLLLLVPPWGFYAHKWINRMAVFLQPPELFVFLKKHIHYISDHAVNPDKRRYAVVGEAERHYIDLDEYNAEEKLVLPSLTWEKAVERYTEDSLRARGIVPWQIIRMKHQLTEAFMHRDVSRIVKLCTDLGHYIADAHVPLHTTKNYNGQLTGQNGIHGLWESRLPELYLQGYDMWIGRAAYEPRIQERVWRTVFDSHAAVDSVLSFEKRLSEDKKYTIEERNGVLVKTYSSLFSAQYHKALQDQVERRMRAAIQTVADIWYTAWSDAGKPDLGDEIFEIQADTIPRAQVLKVREEN, from the coding sequence ATGAAATTGCTTTGTTTTTATTTATTGTTGTTAGTGCCTCCTTGGGGCTTTTATGCGCACAAGTGGATTAATCGAATGGCCGTTTTTCTTCAGCCTCCGGAACTATTTGTGTTTCTTAAGAAGCACATTCATTACATTTCTGACCATGCAGTGAATCCCGATAAACGTAGATATGCAGTAGTGGGTGAAGCTGAAAGGCATTATATAGATCTAGATGAGTATAATGCAGAAGAAAAGCTAGTATTGCCTTCTTTGACGTGGGAGAAGGCGGTGGAAAGGTACACGGAGGACAGCTTGAGAGCTAGAGGAATTGTACCTTGGCAAATTATTAGAATGAAACATCAGTTGACAGAAGCCTTTATGCACAGAGATGTTTCGCGTATTGTTAAACTGTGTACAGACCTTGGTCATTATATTGCAGATGCTCATGTGCCTCTGCATACCACTAAGAATTACAATGGACAGTTAACGGGCCAAAACGGTATACATGGTTTGTGGGAATCAAGATTACCTGAATTGTATTTGCAAGGGTACGATATGTGGATAGGTAGAGCTGCATATGAACCTCGGATTCAGGAACGAGTATGGAGAACCGTATTTGATTCTCACGCTGCTGTAGATTCTGTGTTGAGTTTTGAGAAGCGACTCTCAGAAGATAAAAAATATACCATTGAAGAAAGAAATGGGGTTTTGGTTAAAACCTATTCATCATTATTTTCTGCTCAGTATCATAAAGCTTTGCAGGACCAGGTGGAAAGAAGAATGCGAGCGGCCATTCAGACGGTGGCAGATATATGGTACACGGCCTGGTCAGATGCCGGTAAGCCGGATTTAGGAGATGAGATATTTGAGATTCAGGCAGATACTATTCCTCGCGCTCAGGTGTTGAAAGTCAGGGAAGAGAATTAA
- a CDS encoding polysaccharide deacetylase family protein, whose amino-acid sequence MILEWIFPRYLWKVPTAEKVIYLTFDDGPIPEVTPWVLEQLAAYHAKATFFCVGDNIRKHPETFQSILDAGHSVGNHTFHHINGWKTPLAQYLEDIEKFDQMYQTPLFRPPYGRIKRSQADALLPARQIVMWSVLTRDYDASYREDSCLNNAIKRTSPGAIVLLHDSLKAWKNMSYVLPRYLKHFSEKGYRFEALP is encoded by the coding sequence ATGATATTAGAATGGATATTTCCCCGCTACCTCTGGAAGGTTCCCACCGCCGAAAAAGTGATTTACCTCACTTTTGACGATGGCCCTATCCCCGAAGTTACCCCTTGGGTCTTGGAACAGTTAGCTGCCTACCATGCCAAAGCTACCTTTTTTTGCGTGGGAGATAATATCCGTAAACATCCAGAGACCTTCCAAAGTATACTAGATGCCGGACATTCAGTGGGCAACCACACCTTCCATCATATCAACGGATGGAAAACGCCACTAGCCCAATATTTGGAAGACATTGAAAAGTTTGACCAAATGTATCAAACCCCACTCTTCCGTCCGCCTTACGGCAGAATCAAACGCTCACAAGCAGACGCTTTATTACCCGCGCGACAAATAGTAATGTGGTCTGTTCTTACCAGAGACTATGACGCCTCATACAGGGAGGATTCATGCCTAAATAATGCAATCAAACGTACTAGTCCCGGAGCAATAGTTCTCCTACATGACAGCCTCAAAGCCTGGAAAAACATGTCTTATGTATTACCTCGCTACCTGAAGCATTTTTCGGAAAAAGGATATAGGTTCGAAGCCTTACCTTAA
- a CDS encoding glycosyltransferase — MILLSSILLIYVLIVLFSTGIWINIKAEKYSVHKPWVTAIVVVRNESENIKDLLNSLKSQTYPHLEVLLVDDHSTDNTLALAEEVAWEGLQILPLPQVSTAPKKEGISFAIHKAKGEYIFTTDGDCTLPPQLIETYVNSIGNKHFLSGPVTFKKNNQIWNNIQTVEFASLLGSSAVAMDLGSPIMCSAANLFYRKQTFLEVGGYSDNLNLASGDDEFLMNKIHKSFPGSTSFVKDANCIVETEASPTLSAFYRQRKRWAGKWNQHLNSKLTAIFIFAVNLATIILALQGEWTPLIVRFLTEAVFLSSVQIFLNRKKSILYIPITQCIYSLYVVFFGIVSLFPGTYRWKDRTLR; from the coding sequence ATGATTCTGCTGTCTAGTATATTGCTCATTTACGTTCTAATAGTACTTTTCAGCACAGGAATCTGGATCAACATAAAGGCTGAAAAATACTCCGTGCATAAGCCTTGGGTCACAGCCATTGTGGTAGTCAGAAATGAATCAGAAAACATCAAGGACCTTCTTAATAGCCTTAAATCTCAGACTTATCCTCATTTGGAAGTCCTATTAGTAGATGACCATTCTACTGACAATACCCTTGCACTCGCAGAAGAAGTCGCATGGGAAGGCTTACAAATCCTCCCCCTTCCGCAGGTCAGTACCGCACCCAAAAAAGAAGGAATAAGTTTTGCCATACATAAAGCCAAAGGCGAATACATTTTCACAACGGACGGAGATTGCACCCTGCCTCCGCAACTCATAGAAACGTATGTTAATTCCATAGGGAATAAGCATTTCCTTTCCGGACCGGTAACCTTCAAGAAAAACAACCAAATCTGGAATAACATTCAAACGGTAGAGTTCGCATCTCTACTCGGATCTTCAGCAGTTGCCATGGACTTAGGCAGCCCCATCATGTGCTCAGCAGCCAACCTTTTCTACAGAAAACAGACGTTCTTAGAAGTGGGAGGTTACTCAGATAATCTCAACTTAGCTTCCGGAGACGACGAATTCCTGATGAATAAGATCCACAAGTCTTTCCCTGGAAGTACTTCCTTTGTCAAAGATGCAAACTGTATTGTAGAAACGGAGGCTTCACCAACGCTTTCTGCTTTCTACCGACAAAGAAAACGATGGGCCGGAAAATGGAATCAACACCTTAATTCTAAACTAACTGCCATTTTCATCTTTGCTGTAAACTTAGCCACAATAATTCTAGCTTTGCAAGGGGAATGGACACCCCTGATTGTCCGCTTCCTGACAGAGGCTGTTTTTCTTTCTTCTGTACAAATCTTCTTGAATCGGAAGAAAAGTATTTTATACATCCCTATCACCCAATGCATATATAGTCTTTATGTCGTATTTTTCGGAATCGTTTCGCTTTTCCCCGGAACGTACCGCTGGAAAGACAGAACTTTGCGATGA
- a CDS encoding lysylphosphatidylglycerol synthase domain-containing protein, with amino-acid sequence MKFPTQNTVSFLSKPNLRGLFNGVLLVFLFYLLYQKYPNLTEISFPSPIYLLLGILCVIPNYALEIYKWQLLSAQIQERTFLQAKTEVLRGLKLGILTPFMSGDYLGRSMGFNKGQRTNAALLNFFNSITQTWTALFFGSMALILWNIELWEINTRVAGIILLMISTFSLALLLGLKVTIWKKYQTALDLPLKLKWEVIYLSLLRTLTYLLQYYFVYLAFDIQVTYMDLFIGTNLLLLAKTIGGGLNAIGDLTLRQVVSIFFFAPLGISEEKIIVATFVVWLISVFLPVFYSIFAKKHDSAV; translated from the coding sequence TTGAAGTTTCCTACGCAAAATACCGTATCCTTTCTCTCGAAACCTAATTTGAGAGGGCTTTTCAACGGTGTTTTGTTGGTTTTTCTCTTTTACCTCCTCTATCAAAAATACCCAAATCTTACTGAAATTAGCTTCCCCTCTCCTATTTATTTGCTCTTGGGGATACTTTGCGTCATTCCTAACTACGCCCTTGAGATCTATAAATGGCAACTCCTCAGTGCCCAAATTCAGGAACGAACCTTCTTGCAAGCGAAGACCGAAGTGCTTCGCGGGCTTAAATTAGGCATACTCACTCCTTTCATGAGTGGAGATTACCTAGGAAGAAGCATGGGATTTAACAAAGGCCAAAGAACTAATGCCGCCCTACTTAATTTCTTCAATAGCATTACCCAAACATGGACTGCTCTCTTTTTCGGAAGTATGGCTTTGATCCTTTGGAACATAGAATTATGGGAAATAAACACTAGAGTAGCAGGCATAATCCTACTCATGATCTCCACTTTTTCCCTGGCCTTGCTCTTAGGGCTTAAAGTGACCATTTGGAAGAAATACCAAACAGCCCTAGACCTTCCCCTAAAATTAAAATGGGAGGTGATCTACTTATCTCTTTTGCGAACGCTAACCTACCTTTTACAATACTATTTCGTCTATTTGGCTTTCGATATACAGGTTACGTATATGGATCTGTTTATAGGAACCAACTTGCTCTTACTCGCCAAAACCATCGGTGGAGGTCTCAATGCCATTGGTGATTTGACCCTTAGACAAGTCGTAAGTATTTTCTTCTTCGCACCTCTAGGCATTTCGGAAGAGAAGATAATAGTGGCTACCTTCGTGGTATGGTTAATCAGCGTTTTCCTTCCTGTCTTTTACAGTATCTTTGCCAAAAAACATGATTCTGCTGTCTAG
- the ruvC gene encoding crossover junction endodeoxyribonuclease RuvC produces MGYGIIEVKNSQLKVIQYGVLRLEKLTSHELKLKRIFERITQLINEYLPDEMAIEAPFYGENVQSMLKLGRAQGVAMAAALAKDINIVEYLPKKVKQSVTGNGNATKEQVAYMLEKLFNHPLERTFLDATDALAVGVCHFMHSGTKALTGNNSKKNGWGAFLQENPDRIK; encoded by the coding sequence ATGGGGTATGGCATCATTGAAGTGAAGAACTCTCAATTGAAGGTGATCCAGTATGGGGTGTTGCGGTTGGAGAAGTTGACTTCGCATGAGTTGAAGTTGAAAAGGATCTTCGAGCGTATCACTCAATTGATCAATGAATACCTTCCGGATGAGATGGCCATTGAGGCTCCCTTTTATGGTGAGAACGTGCAGTCCATGTTGAAGTTAGGAAGAGCACAGGGGGTGGCCATGGCTGCAGCTTTGGCGAAAGATATCAATATTGTAGAATATCTACCTAAAAAAGTGAAGCAAAGTGTAACAGGTAACGGTAATGCCACGAAGGAGCAGGTAGCGTATATGTTAGAGAAATTATTCAATCATCCCTTAGAAAGAACCTTTCTAGATGCTACAGACGCCTTAGCTGTGGGAGTCTGTCATTTTATGCATAGCGGGACAAAAGCATTGACAGGGAATAATTCAAAGAAAAATGGATGGGGGGCATTTCTGCAAGAAAATCCAGATAGGATTAAGTGA
- a CDS encoding reverse transcriptase domain-containing protein, translating into MLEEILHIRNVKHAVDRVISNGGASGVDGMQIDNLRDYLNTHWQSLRSDILSGTYRPQAVRKVEIPKASGGKRMLGIPTVIDRVIQQSISQWLGLKYEGDFHDNSYGFRPNRNAHQAVIKAQEYLNLGYTWVVELDLEQFFDQVNHDILMHL; encoded by the coding sequence ATGTTGGAAGAGATATTACACATCCGAAATGTCAAACACGCAGTTGATCGTGTCATCTCTAATGGAGGTGCTAGCGGAGTTGATGGTATGCAGATCGATAATCTTCGTGACTACCTTAACACGCACTGGCAATCCCTGCGATCGGATATTCTCTCTGGCACTTACCGCCCACAAGCTGTTCGGAAAGTAGAGATTCCCAAAGCAAGTGGCGGCAAGCGTATGCTGGGTATCCCAACGGTCATCGACCGTGTTATTCAGCAAAGCATTTCCCAATGGCTTGGGTTAAAGTATGAGGGTGATTTTCACGATAACAGCTACGGCTTCCGTCCGAATCGTAATGCTCATCAGGCCGTCATTAAAGCGCAAGAGTATCTGAACTTGGGCTACACGTGGGTCGTTGAACTTGATTTGGAACAATTCTTCGATCAAGTGAACCACGACATACTGATGCATCTTTGA
- a CDS encoding reverse transcriptase domain-containing protein → MSKKITDRRVLALIGKYLRCGIMDHGLEQKRTKGTPQGSPLSPLLSNIILNELDTELSSRGHRFVRYADDCSIYAKSNKSATRIMRNITSYIESTLKLKVNREKSKVSKPSQSSLLGFSFFKTQGDWQIRISAKSIERIREKLRQNTRRNTATPMHERLTKLRQIIHGWVDYFRIATNKKVMVTLDELVRRRLRVLLWKQWKTAGNRIRNLMKLGAKRWLAYQHANTRKSYTRTGTSPIVQTTLTNSYFTKLGYEGFADYYYWRTTHQTTLF, encoded by the coding sequence TTGAGCAAGAAGATTACGGATCGTCGAGTCCTAGCGCTGATCGGGAAATACCTTCGTTGTGGGATTATGGATCATGGTCTTGAACAAAAGCGAACCAAGGGCACACCACAGGGCAGTCCTTTAAGTCCACTTTTGTCAAACATCATCCTGAACGAACTGGATACGGAACTCAGCTCCCGTGGACATCGATTTGTACGTTATGCGGATGACTGTAGTATCTACGCGAAGAGCAATAAATCCGCCACTCGTATTATGCGCAACATCACCAGTTACATCGAATCTACACTAAAACTGAAAGTGAACCGTGAAAAGAGTAAGGTAAGCAAACCTTCCCAAAGTAGTTTACTCGGCTTTAGTTTCTTCAAAACTCAAGGAGATTGGCAGATTCGTATCTCTGCAAAGAGTATCGAACGAATCCGAGAGAAGTTACGTCAAAATACTCGACGTAATACAGCTACTCCTATGCATGAGCGACTGACTAAACTACGGCAAATTATTCACGGCTGGGTGGATTACTTTCGTATAGCAACGAATAAGAAGGTGATGGTAACACTAGATGAACTAGTGCGAAGACGCTTGCGTGTTCTGCTTTGGAAGCAATGGAAGACCGCAGGTAATCGAATTCGGAACTTAATGAAACTGGGAGCCAAACGCTGGCTTGCCTACCAACATGCGAACACCCGTAAATCCTATACTCGGACAGGGACAAGCCCTATCGTTCAAACAACGCTAACAAACTCATACTTTACTAAATTAGGTTACGAAGGATTTGCAGACTACTATTACTGGAGAACAACGCATCAAACGACGTTATTCTAA
- a CDS encoding ISAon1 family transposase N-terminal region protein, with product MESFLPLVEFLLPDFILTYFHLKKVDNVLGTLHVYLEEKNYDPSDPIKVDLESKVFLPESTIQDFPIRDKRVFLHVSRRRWLNTKTGQMHHRDWDEVAKGTRMTKEFSAFYPLIPTPIVLKALLNFMV from the coding sequence TTGGAAAGCTTTCTACCTCTTGTTGAATTTTTGTTGCCCGATTTTATTTTGACCTATTTTCACTTGAAGAAAGTGGATAATGTTCTTGGTACACTTCACGTTTATCTAGAGGAGAAAAATTATGATCCTTCAGATCCTATCAAAGTAGATTTAGAATCTAAGGTTTTTTTACCTGAGAGTACTATTCAGGACTTTCCCATTCGTGACAAGCGCGTTTTTCTACATGTGAGTAGAAGACGCTGGCTCAATACCAAAACTGGGCAGATGCACCATAGGGATTGGGACGAGGTAGCAAAAGGGACGCGGATGACTAAGGAGTTTTCCGCTTTTTATCCATTGATTCCAACCCCCATAGTGCTAAAAGCATTGCTGAACTTTATGGTGTAA